A single region of the Montipora capricornis isolate CH-2021 chromosome 13, ASM3666992v2, whole genome shotgun sequence genome encodes:
- the LOC138030780 gene encoding uncharacterized protein, whose translation MDALETKLTQLKLAADRTESINALRNETAIERHLSALKALTVEADQCKRVVEETKIAAKESPEDLNQWITEVDGKILYADESVKSLKETLEELRHEELLKKQEKELDFEQKLFETKMKFQTELQTAKKQAEEENKFTASGSVSGHGSPAKLPKLNISRFDGTYEDWPRFWNQFVEIIDKTTMAGVTKFAYLKSFLDPKVKKSIEGLPFSNEGYNRAKSILLDKHGKDSEIIKAYTQQIFDLPIIPDQNVARIHEFSDKLTFSVQSLQTMGKLEQVNGYVAMTLDKLPAIRGDLTRTDTSWENWTFDKLTEALRLWTRRNPITRQNENQQDDRSRNRPDDRSRNRPDDRNWRENRNRRDDRNWRDDRSRRDDRNRRDKPPSWAFNTQQSNGTRTQCCVYCEATEHKSFNCTNVVDVGTRRSILLQKRLCFNCTGPHKAEHCRSKMTCQTCNQRHHTSICDSAPRSEGLLTAHLSDKPEVVYPVVLVNVDGMKTRALLDTGAGSSYASAQLMKALRKQPAETQTKRIEMMLGSMTTKVEMYNVTVSSLTGDFSMGVTVSKVNKPELMKLDNPKYEELLKKYAHLSEVEMDDKDTKAQLPIHLVLGASEYARIKTNTPPKIALSGQPIAEKTTLGWTIMSPGHESNHDASTFMTQSVNVDFEQLTRLDVLGLADSSENDQDVVYSEFKEQLSRHPDGYYETGLPWKGNHPTLTTNESGSRRRLQQLLRKLDRASIYDQYDAIIQEQKEQGIVEPAPAEPKGTEFYIPHRAVVRENAETTKLRVVYDASARENANQPSLNDCLHPGPPLQNLLWSVLIRARFYPVLLTGDLQKAFLQVRIKEEERDALRFHWKFKGHSEIETLRFTRALFGLTSSPFLLGGVIQQHLKAWEEREPELVAQIRKSLYVDDLITGAPTVKQTQQQKEKATEIFNDAQFTLHKWKSNAPELEQQAKPEDYDEESFAKQQLGTKTSESKLLGLPWDPNADTLSVCFPRQQQEATKRGILSHLAKVYDPLGLVSPMTLSGKFVFRDLCERKLPWDTPIPADLEKDWKKWSLHLPQFVSVKRTIAPFREAINSIQLHSFGDASSKGVCAAVYAVVNQESGTTQGLVTSKSRLSKKSLTIPRLELVAGHMAVNLVVNVRDTLQDCNPVAYCWLDSTVALYWIQGSGEYRQFVANRVQKIQQHQGIVWRHVPTDQNPADLGSRGGTVTSTSLWMNGPQWLPNPDQWPKNVEVEPSSESRSEAKVTKEILSLALPMRDAFSELLEKHSMWKTIRICAWMARFIANCRNPKSRRIKGPLTTDEMKRQEDWWTNRTQAEARNSRNFPADSLQLNLQPNESGIMECRGRIIGAYPIYLPDDSLFTHKFVQQAHLMTLHGGVTLTMAKVRETHWVPRLRRLAKKVIKGCWGCKRFHVQAYQLPPPGNLPLTRTQGETPYQAIGVDFAGPIKYRLTQKTEGKAYLVLYACSLTRGVYLDLLPSLETDKFLTSLKGFIARRGRPQVIYSDNGSTFKAAADWMSKVMKDEKFQYQLSQNDIAWRFNLSRAPWWGGQFERLIGLFKAAFYKTIGNGTLRWSELEEVVLDVEVALNNRPLSYQEDDVEMPLLTPSSMLHLQPNHLPELSAHHLQERDLRKRAKYLLRCKEVMWSRWTKEYVRSLRERHRKCGGDQTPHPSVGDVVIIQDESRNRNTWKLGIVESLITGRDGIIRAARMRAGKGVLERAVQHLYPLELSVDRAPKARNLNPTVPSFRPRRAAAVVAEERIKEITNDEQDEL comes from the coding sequence ATGGATGCCTTGGAGACTAAATTAACGCAACTGAAACTAGCCGCGGATCGAACCGAGTCGATAAACGCTTTAAGGAATGAAACAGCCATTGAACGCCACCTCTCCGCCCTAAAAGCCCTTACAGTTGAAGCCGATCAATGCAAGAGAGTTGTTGAGGAGACAAAAATTGCCGCTAAAGAAAGCCCCGAGGATCTTAACCAGTGGATTACTGAAGTTGATGGCAAGATCCTATATGCTGATGAAAGCGTCAAGAGCCTGAAAGAAACATTAGAAGAGCTTCGCCACGAAGAACtacttaaaaaacaagaaaaggaaCTAGACTTCGAACAAAAACTTTtcgaaacaaagatgaaattcCAAACAGAATTACAGACCGCAAAGAAACAAGCCGAAGAGGAAAACAAGTTTACAGCCAGCGGATCTGTGTCAGGTCATGGATCTCCTGCGAAATTACCGAAGCTTAACATTTCGCGTTTCGATGGAACTTACGAAGACTGGCCCAGGTTCTGGAACCAATTCGTGGAGATCATCGACAAAACAACAATGGCTGGTGTCACGAAATTCGCCTATTTGAAGTCCTTCCTCGACCCGAAGGTGAAAAAGTCGATCGAGGGATTACCGTTTTctaacgaaggctacaacagaGCCAAGTCCATTTTGCTGGATAAACATGGGAAGGATTCAGAAATAATTAAAGCTTACACGCAACAGATCTTTGACCTGCCAATCATTCCAGACCAGAACGTCGCCAGGATTCACGAATTTAGCGACAAGCTAACTTTCTCCGTTCAGTCCTTGCAAACAATGGGGAAATTAGAGCAAGTCAATGGCTATGTCGCGATGACTTTGGACAAGTTGCCGGCGATTCGTGGAGATTTGACCCGAACAGACACTTCATGGGAAAATTGGACCTTCGACAAATTAACAGAAGCTTTGCGACTGTGGACGCGAAGAAATCCAATCACCAGACAGAACGAAAATCAACAAGATGACAGAAGCAGAAATCGACCCGATGACAGAAGCAGAAATCGACCCGATGACAGAAACTGGCGTGAAAATCGAAACCGGCGCGATGACAGGAACTGGCGTGACGACCGAAGCCGACGCGATGACAGAAATCGAAGAGACAAGCCACCGTCGTGGGCCTTTAATACTCAGCAATCGAATGGCACACGCACGCAATGTTGCGTGTACTGCGAGGCGACCGAGCACAAGTCCTTCAACTGCACCAATGTCGTTGATGTGGGTACAAGACGATCCATCCTTCTTCAGAAACGCTTATGCTTCAACTGTACCGGTCCTCACAAAGCCGAACATTGCCGTAGCAAAATGACCTGCCAGACCTGCAATCAAAGGCACCACACCTCAATTTGTGACAGCGCCCCAAGATCAGAAGGACTGTTGACGGCCCACTTATCAGACAAACCTGAAGTGGTGTATCCCGTGGTTTTAGTCAACGTTGACGGAATGAAAACAAGAGCGCTACTTGACACTGGAGCTGGAAGTTCGTATGCCTCTGCTCAATTAATGAAAGCCTTGCGTAAACAGCCAGCCGAAACCCAAACAAAGCGTATCGAGATGATGCTGGGCTCCATGACGACCAAAGTTGAAATGTACAACGTGACCGTTTCATCACTCACAGGAGACTTTAGCATGGGCGTGACAGTATCCAAGGTCAACAAACCGGAATTAATGAAGCTTGACAACCCGAAGTATGAAGAATTGTTGAAGAAGTATGCACACCTAAGTGAAGTTGAAATGGATGACAAAGACACGAAAGCTCAACTACCAATCCATCTAGTGTTAGGCGCCTCCGAGTACGCAAGAATCAAGACCAACACACCTCCCAAGATAGCGTTATCGGGACAGCCAATTGCTGAAAAAACTACACTTGGCTGGACAATCATGTCACCTGGTCACGAAAGTAATCACGATGCAAGTACGTTCATGACACAGTCGGTTAACGTTGACTTCGAACAGCTAACACGTCTAGATGTGCTTGGCCTGGCTGACTCGTCCGAAAATGATCAAGATGTAGTCTATTCCGAATTTAAGGAACAGTTGTCACGCCATCCAGACGGATACTATGAGACTGGCCTCCCCTGGAAAGGAAACCATCCAACTCTGACTACAAACGAATCTGGCAGTCGTAGAAGACTTCAACAGCTACTACGAAAACTTGACCGTGCCAGCATCTACGACCAGTATGACGCCATCATCCAGGAACAAAAAGAGCAAGGCATCGTCGAACCAGCCCCAGCTGAACCCAAGGGAACCGAATTTTACATACCACATAGAGCTGTAGTCCGGGAGAACGCAGAAACGACCAAGTTAAGAGTAGTTTATGATGCGTCAGCAAGAGAAAACGCCAATCAGCCATCCTTAAACGACTGTCTTCACCCGGGACCTCCCTTGCAGAACCTGTTGTGGAGTGTTCTGATCAGAGCTCGCTTTTACCCCGTGTTGTTAACTGGAGACCTGCAGAAAGCCTTCTTGCAAGTGCGCATAAAAGAGGAAGAGAGGGACGCCTTAAGATTTCACTGGAAATTTAAAGGACACTCAGAAATAGAGACTTTGAGATTCACCAGGGCCCTGTTTGGGCTTACATCATCACCATTCCTGTTGGGGGGAGTTATCCAACAGCATTTGAAAGCATGGGAGGAGAGAGAGCCAGAATTAGTCGCACAAATCAGAAAGAGCCTCTACGTTGATGATCTGATCACCGGAGCACCAACAGTGAAACAAACCCAGCAGCAAAAAGAAAAGGCCACCGAGATCTTCAATGATGCTCAATTCACGCTCCACAAATGGAAATCCAACGCACCTGAGCTAGAACAGCAAGCTAAACCCGAAGACTATGATGAAGAGAGCTTTGCCAAACAACAACTAGGAACCAAAACATCTGAATCAAAGCTACTGGGTCTACCTTGGGATCCAAATGCAGACACATTAAGCGTTTGTTTTCCTCGACAACAACAAGAAGCCACCAAGAGGGGAATCTTATCTCATCTAGCCAAAGTCTACGACCCACTTGGACTGGTATCACCCATGACACTCAGCGGCAAGTTCGTATTTCGAGACCTGTGTGAGAGGAAACTACCCTGGGACACGCCCATCCCAGCAGATTTGGAAAAGGACTGGAAGAAGTGGAGTCTTCATTTACCTCAGTTCGTAAGCGTGAAGCGGACAATTGCACCATTTAGAGAAGCAATTAACTCTATCCAACTACACTCCTTTGGAGATGCAAGCTCAAAGGGAGTCTGCGCTGCTGTCTACGCGGTGGTCAACCAAGAATCAGGAACAACTCAAGGCCTTGTCACTTCCAAGTCACGCCTGTCGAAAAAGAGCCTCACCATCCCAAGATTGGAGCTAGTGGCTGGCCACATGGCTGTCAACCTGGTAGTAAACGTTCGTGACACACTGCAAGATTGCAATCCTGTTGCTTACTGTTGGTTGGATAGCACAGTCGCCCTTTACTGGATACAAGGAAGTGGAGAATACCGCCAGTTCGTTGCAAACCGAGTGCAAAAGATCCAGCAGCATCAGGGGATTGTCTGGCGTCATGTACCAACAGATCAGAACCCCGCAGACCTGGGAAGTAGAGGTGGAACTGTGACCAGTACGTCATTATGGATGAATGGACCTCAGTGGTTACCCAACCCAGATCAGTGGCCCAAAAATGTTGAAGTTGAGCCCTCCTCCGAGTCTCGATCAGAAGCCAAAGTGACAAAAGAAATCCTATCCTTAGCCCTACCAATGAGAGATGCTTTCAGTGAGCTTTTGGAGAAACACAGCATGTGGAAAACCATACGCATTTGTGCGTGGATGGCCAGATTTATAGCCAATTGCAGAAACCCCAAGTCAAGAAGAATAAAAGGGCCATTGACTACAGACGAAATGAAGCGCCAAGAAGACTGGTGGACTAACCGCACCCAAGCTGAAGCAAGAAACTCAAGGAACTTCCCAGCTGACAGCCTTCAACTGAATTTGCAGCCAAATGAAAGCGGAATAATGGAGTGTAGAGGAAGAATTATTGGCGCATATCCTATCTACCTACCTGATGACAGCTTGTTCACCCACAAGTTCGTTCAACAAGCGCATCTTATGACCCTGCACGGGGGAGTTACACTTACCATGGCCAAAGTCAGAGAAACTCACTGGGTCCCTCGTCTTAGAAGACTGGCCAAGAAAGTCATCAAAGGCTGTTGGGGTTGCAAGAGATTCCATGTTCAAGCTTATCAGTTACCCCCTCCAGGCAATTTGCCACTCACACGCACCCAGGGAGAGACACCCTACCAGGCAATTGGAGTCGACTTCGCTGGTCCCATTAAGTATCGACTGACGCAGAAAACCGAGGGAAAGGCTTACCTAGTGCTCTATGCGTGTAGTCTTACAAGAGGAGTGTATCTCGACCTTCTCCCAAGCCTAGAGACAGACAAGTTTCTCACAAGTTTGAAAGGATTCATAGCCAGGCGTGGCCGCCCACAAGTAATCTACTCCGACAATGGAAGCACGTTCAAAGCAGCCGCCGATTGGATGAGCAAAGTCATGAAAGACGAGAAGTTTCAGTACCAGCTTTCCCAGAACGACATTGCGTGGCGTTTCAACCTGAGTCGCGCCCCATGGTGGGGAGGTCAATTTGAGCGACTGATTGGCCTCTTCAAGGCTGCATTCTACAAGACTATTGGAAACGGTACCCTCCGCTGGTCAGAGCTGGAAGAAGTCGTGCTTGATGTTGAGGTAGCTCTTAACAATCGGCCCTTGAGTTATCAAGAAGACGACGTCGAGATGCCATTGCTGACACCGAGCTCTATGTTGCACCTTCAGCCGAACCACCTGCCCGAGCTAAGCGCCCATCACCTACAAGAACGAGATCTGCGAAAGAGAGCCAAGTACCTCCTTCGTTGTAAGGAAGTTATGTGGTCCAGGTGGACCAAAGAATATGTACGCAGTCTAAGAGAACGACACAGAAAGTGCGGCGGAGACCAAACACCCCACCCCTCAGTTGGAGACGTAGTAATCATACAGGATGAGTCCCGAAATCGAAACACGTGGAAACTGGGAATCGTGGAAAGCCTCATTACTGGCCGAGATGGGATTATCCGTGCAGCTAGGATGCGAGCAGGAAAGGGAGTCCTAGAACGAGCCGTACAGCACCTTTACCCATTGGAGTTATCTGTTGACCGCGCCCCCAAGGCCAGAAACCTGAACCCAACAGTCCCATCATTCAGACCGAGACGTGCTGCCGCAGTGGTTGCAGAGGAGAGAATCAAAGAGATCACAAATGATGAACAGGATGAACTGTGA